A region of uncultured Carboxylicivirga sp. DNA encodes the following proteins:
- a CDS encoding glycoside hydrolase family 28 protein translates to MKIFVKISVFVTTTMFLLGLSSCLNNDPVIQIKSIKPDAPFDMPAITYPDFSKAERIEITKYGAVAGDIEKTSDAITLAIEEASLKGGSVIVPEGEWLTKSIHLMSNVNLHIEKGAVLLFSEKPEDYLPAVHTSWEGMECYNYSPLVYAYGCKNVGITGEGELKAKLDTWKVWYKRPPAHMNSLKWLYMKAAEYSPVEERVMVNDTSNLRPHFIQFNRCENILMEGVKITNSPFWTIHPYLCKNVVIRDVHVYAHGHNNDGVDPEMTQNMLVENCYFDQGDDAFAIKSGRNQDAWRLDTPTKNLVIKNCHIKNGHQLLAIGSELSGGIENVFLDSCTVEDGANMFHLVFIKTNERRGGYVKNIHVSNVKADKMREGILGIETDVLYQWRNLVPTIERRLTPVSDVYLENIEANNVKFISRVLAQEEMPASNVQLISVVADTLRSDQQHIHENLIGFKEIN, encoded by the coding sequence ATGAAGATTTTTGTAAAGATTTCTGTATTCGTTACCACAACTATGTTTTTGTTGGGCTTATCTTCTTGTTTGAACAATGACCCGGTCATTCAGATAAAATCAATAAAACCTGATGCTCCATTTGATATGCCTGCCATTACATATCCTGATTTTTCCAAAGCCGAGCGTATTGAAATTACAAAGTATGGAGCTGTTGCCGGTGATATAGAAAAAACATCCGATGCAATTACATTAGCCATTGAAGAAGCAAGCCTAAAAGGAGGAAGTGTTATTGTACCTGAGGGTGAATGGCTGACCAAGTCAATACACCTTATGAGTAATGTCAATCTGCATATTGAAAAAGGAGCTGTTTTATTATTTTCAGAAAAACCTGAAGATTATTTGCCGGCTGTTCATACCAGTTGGGAAGGAATGGAATGCTATAATTATTCTCCACTGGTGTATGCCTATGGATGTAAAAATGTGGGCATAACAGGTGAAGGCGAGTTAAAGGCAAAATTGGATACCTGGAAAGTATGGTATAAAAGGCCACCTGCTCATATGAATAGTCTAAAATGGTTGTATATGAAAGCCGCCGAATATTCTCCTGTTGAAGAGCGTGTGATGGTAAATGATACTTCTAATTTACGACCTCATTTTATTCAGTTTAATCGTTGCGAAAATATTTTGATGGAAGGTGTTAAGATTACCAATAGTCCTTTCTGGACCATTCATCCTTACTTATGCAAAAATGTGGTGATTCGTGATGTGCATGTTTATGCACACGGTCATAATAATGATGGTGTTGACCCGGAGATGACACAGAATATGCTGGTTGAGAATTGTTACTTCGATCAGGGTGATGATGCCTTTGCCATAAAATCAGGTAGAAATCAGGATGCGTGGCGATTGGATACACCAACGAAGAATCTGGTTATTAAGAATTGTCATATAAAAAACGGACATCAGCTTTTGGCTATTGGCAGTGAACTATCGGGTGGTATTGAGAATGTGTTTTTGGATAGTTGTACGGTTGAAGATGGAGCCAATATGTTTCATCTGGTTTTTATTAAAACCAATGAACGTAGGGGTGGTTATGTGAAGAATATTCATGTTAGCAATGTTAAGGCAGATAAGATGCGTGAAGGTATTTTGGGTATCGAAACTGATGTTTTGTATCAGTGGCGAAATCTGGTGCCAACAATTGAAAGGAGATTAACACCTGTTTCAGATGTTTACCTTGAGAACATTGAAGCTAATAATGTGAAGTTTATTTCACGTGTATTAGCTCAGGAAGAAATGCCTGCTTCTAATGTTCAGTTAATAAGTGTGGTGGCTGATACTTTACGATCTGATCAACAGCATATACATGAAAATTTGATAGGATTCAAAGAAATAAATTAG
- a CDS encoding pseudouridine synthase, which translates to MDCLIDFSEEIQFDALPESFNNPFDYSPHPLCLKASEHIQSLLPDPVETEKGKMYGVLIAKTADNHIGFLAAYSGNEQNLNSSIPFVPQVFDLTNPDGFFRKGESELNLLSQGISEAENSPELIQLQKELNNKIEQARFIIDQFKAAIVTAKNKRDIIRQESFNKPDYELVIANLIKESQREKSQLSQLKKKLQKQVENKKQELDDYLKQIKQLKITRKQKSARLQEKLFNHYLFLNANGETLSASAIFCQTAQKVPPAGTGDCCAPKLLNYAFQHQLTPIAMAEFWWGTSPKKEIRHHGYFYPACNSKCGPILGHMLQGLKIEASASNEVTLCIELIAEDEVIAIINKPAGLLSVPGKEENTSVYTQVKALYPNATGPLILHRLDMATSGLMIIAKNKAAHENLQKQFLNKTVEKRYVAWLDGIIQTEGGLIDLPLRVDLEDRPRQLVCYEYGKHAVTRWEAIEHKENRTKVHFYPLTGRTHQLRVHAAHPQGLNTPITGDELYGRKNERLLLHAEEIFFIHPTTSERVTFKAPSPF; encoded by the coding sequence ATGGATTGCCTGATTGATTTTTCCGAAGAAATACAGTTTGATGCCCTTCCGGAGTCGTTCAACAATCCGTTTGATTACTCACCACACCCTCTTTGCCTTAAGGCATCTGAACACATACAATCTCTTCTTCCCGATCCGGTTGAAACGGAGAAAGGTAAAATGTACGGTGTATTAATTGCAAAAACAGCTGATAATCATATTGGTTTTTTAGCAGCATATTCAGGGAATGAACAAAACTTAAACTCTTCCATTCCGTTTGTTCCTCAGGTTTTTGACCTAACCAATCCTGATGGCTTTTTTCGTAAAGGTGAATCAGAGCTAAATCTGCTGAGTCAGGGCATTTCAGAAGCAGAAAATTCACCTGAACTTATCCAACTACAAAAAGAACTGAACAACAAAATTGAACAAGCAAGGTTCATTATTGATCAGTTCAAAGCAGCTATTGTAACAGCCAAAAACAAAAGGGATATCATTCGTCAAGAGAGCTTTAACAAACCTGATTATGAACTGGTAATAGCTAATCTTATTAAAGAAAGTCAACGCGAAAAGAGTCAGTTAAGCCAACTTAAAAAGAAACTTCAAAAACAAGTTGAGAACAAAAAACAAGAACTAGATGATTATCTGAAACAGATTAAGCAGCTCAAAATAACACGAAAACAAAAATCGGCACGACTACAGGAAAAGTTATTCAACCACTATTTGTTCCTAAACGCTAATGGAGAGACCCTAAGTGCCAGTGCCATTTTTTGTCAAACAGCACAAAAAGTTCCGCCGGCAGGCACCGGTGACTGCTGTGCTCCCAAACTTTTAAATTATGCTTTTCAGCACCAACTGACACCTATTGCCATGGCAGAGTTCTGGTGGGGTACTTCTCCTAAAAAAGAGATTCGGCATCATGGCTACTTTTACCCGGCATGCAATAGTAAGTGTGGACCCATTTTAGGGCATATGCTTCAGGGTTTGAAAATTGAAGCGAGTGCATCTAATGAGGTCACCTTATGCATTGAACTGATTGCTGAGGACGAAGTCATTGCCATCATCAACAAACCTGCCGGCTTATTGTCTGTACCCGGAAAGGAAGAAAACACTTCGGTTTACACACAAGTGAAAGCCCTTTATCCCAATGCAACAGGCCCGCTTATTCTTCATCGATTAGATATGGCTACTTCCGGCTTGATGATTATTGCCAAAAACAAAGCAGCACACGAAAACCTGCAAAAGCAGTTTTTAAATAAAACGGTAGAAAAGCGATACGTGGCCTGGCTGGATGGGATTATTCAAACAGAGGGCGGCCTGATCGATTTACCTTTACGTGTTGATCTGGAAGATCGACCAAGGCAACTGGTATGTTATGAATATGGAAAGCATGCTGTAACCAGATGGGAGGCTATTGAACACAAGGAGAATAGAACTAAAGTGCATTTTTATCCCTTAACCGGTCGTACACACCAGTTACGGGTTCATGCAGCCCATCCTCAAGGACTTAATACCCCCATAACAGGTGATGAATTATATGGTAGAAAAAATGAACGGCTGCTTTTACATGCAGAAGAAATCTTTTTTATTCATCCTACAACTTCTGAGCGAGTAACATTTAAAGCACCTTCGCCATTTTAA
- a CDS encoding methyl-accepting chemotaxis protein: MRQRFTVLTVLLITTFLAIGIYTYYALNRIEQNNITENQLYELESLLLQLRRNEKDFLARETTNPEFHKSGKSKYLTTFIDNYQKSKEIINELNQSNFLQKEGKTQKIDSIALFLNLYYDTFIQIKDELLIQGFKDFGLVGQMRQAIHEIEQNLKKQDDDKLMVYMLLCRRHEKDFLIREDLNYRDKFLAHNIEFRQAIKKSTYSSIEKSQMLDLLDKYEQTFLAMVNKKIEIGLDEKSGLMGNLRDDVHRVEPMLQESKAMLMDALKQSTYNTNVMTLIFILLGAGIVVFFSLFIFNGIRKLLGAEPYVVAEIAHQVADGNLIMDDSLKQNAKGVLHAFVVMTNQLEGLIHQIASVSTQLNSTIKLLHNSSKKISQGAQEQAGSFEEIATTMEEISANISQNSRNAQQTNVASKQTQNELIQVNERAGNSFTTSKNISEKVKMITDIANQTNILALNAAVEASRAGEHGRGFAVVAQEVRKLAERSKLASDEIIALADDSLSISENTSESLLKLVPVLNNNSKLINEIASSSLEQSNGVNQISSALQQINMITQENAAASERLTTSVDELSEQANNLLTIVNQFKIKEVV, from the coding sequence ATGCGACAGCGCTTTACTGTTTTAACAGTATTGCTCATAACTACTTTTTTGGCCATAGGTATCTATACCTATTACGCTTTAAACCGAATTGAGCAGAATAATATTACAGAAAACCAGCTATACGAACTTGAATCATTGTTGCTTCAACTAAGAAGAAATGAAAAAGACTTCCTTGCCCGAGAAACTACTAATCCTGAATTTCATAAAAGCGGAAAAAGTAAATATCTGACAACATTCATCGATAATTATCAGAAATCAAAAGAAATCATTAATGAGCTTAATCAATCAAACTTTCTGCAAAAAGAAGGCAAGACTCAAAAGATTGATTCCATAGCTCTTTTTTTAAATCTTTATTACGATACATTCATCCAGATTAAAGATGAGCTATTAATTCAGGGCTTTAAAGATTTTGGATTAGTTGGTCAAATGCGACAAGCCATCCACGAAATTGAACAAAACCTGAAAAAACAAGACGATGACAAACTTATGGTTTATATGTTATTATGTCGTCGTCACGAGAAGGATTTTTTGATAAGAGAAGACCTGAACTACCGTGATAAGTTTCTGGCTCACAATATTGAATTCCGTCAGGCAATAAAAAAATCAACCTACTCATCAATCGAAAAGAGCCAGATGTTGGATTTATTGGACAAGTACGAGCAGACCTTTCTGGCTATGGTAAACAAAAAGATTGAAATTGGATTAGATGAGAAATCAGGTTTAATGGGTAACCTGCGTGACGATGTTCATCGGGTTGAGCCTATGCTTCAGGAGTCAAAAGCAATGTTAATGGATGCCCTCAAACAAAGCACCTATAACACAAATGTTATGACACTGATTTTCATTCTTCTGGGAGCAGGAATTGTTGTTTTCTTCAGTCTATTTATTTTCAATGGAATAAGAAAGTTATTGGGTGCTGAACCCTATGTTGTGGCAGAGATAGCTCATCAGGTGGCTGATGGCAACCTGATTATGGATGATAGTCTGAAACAAAATGCCAAAGGTGTTTTACATGCTTTTGTTGTTATGACAAATCAACTAGAAGGTTTAATACATCAAATTGCTTCTGTTTCCACTCAACTCAATAGTACCATCAAACTACTTCATAACTCTTCAAAGAAAATATCACAGGGAGCACAGGAACAAGCTGGTTCATTCGAAGAAATTGCCACTACAATGGAAGAAATCAGTGCCAACATCAGCCAGAATTCCAGAAATGCACAACAAACCAACGTTGCTTCAAAACAAACCCAAAATGAATTAATCCAGGTAAATGAAAGAGCTGGTAATTCATTTACAACCTCCAAAAATATTAGTGAGAAAGTAAAAATGATAACCGATATTGCCAACCAAACGAACATACTGGCATTAAATGCTGCCGTAGAAGCATCACGTGCCGGTGAACACGGAAGGGGATTTGCTGTGGTTGCTCAGGAAGTTCGCAAACTGGCAGAACGAAGCAAATTAGCCTCCGACGAAATCATTGCATTAGCTGATGATAGTCTTAGTATCTCAGAAAACACAAGCGAAAGCCTTTTGAAACTTGTACCAGTATTGAATAATAATTCAAAACTGATTAATGAGATCGCAAGTTCAAGTCTGGAACAATCTAATGGAGTCAATCAGATCAGCTCTGCACTTCAACAGATAAACATGATTACTCAGGAAAATGCAGCAGCCTCAGAGCGACTTACTACTAGTGTGGATGAACTGAGTGAACAAGCCAATAATCTACTTACCATTGTTAATCAGTTTAAAATAAAAGAAGTCGTTTAA
- a CDS encoding Ig-like domain-containing protein, whose amino-acid sequence MKSRLRLISFSIGVGLIVWACANIGMPTGGIKDEIPPKVVSSTPENHALNYNKKMVVIEFDELIQLKDIRQKFVISPPMNEQPTIEARGNKLQVVFNEDLQPNSTYSLDFADAVVDNNEGNVLENFSFSFSTGEYIDSLKVSGNVYDADDLSPASGTLVFLHENLADSAINKLVPIRMAKTNAQGRFTILNVRPGKYRLYALEDSNRDLKFDQPGERMAWSDIIVEPSFEYRDFVDTLHIDSLETDSLIYHKELVYTPDSANLFLFQHDYKRQYLMSEERKEKAKMTFYFNREQEDDVEIKLTGQDDLKDIFIKERSLHNDTISYWLKDSTYYNQDSLSITLSYTMLDSMDMEFIQQDTIAMYFFEAKKEEKRRKKKDDEPEPIPMLKLVEVKTKVDIYGKFGFRLTAPAITFDKNAVKLFYYEDTIPKPIDFELVQDTLNIKHYSISQKWIPGGKYEMTIDSASIVDIYGLHNGPQKITFNVKKDEDYGKIFIQILNAQENWLVQVLGKEERILQQSKIPASGKIGFRYLSPGKYMFRIVVDENGNNQWDDGNYYEHRQPEKLIYYMGKVDVRANWDTDLETWNPSEFSVDKFSKSFRKPKKRE is encoded by the coding sequence TTGAAAAGCAGACTTCGATTAATAAGTTTCAGTATAGGTGTTGGATTAATTGTTTGGGCATGTGCGAATATCGGAATGCCAACAGGTGGGATAAAAGACGAAATTCCGCCTAAAGTGGTCTCCTCAACACCAGAGAATCATGCATTGAATTACAATAAAAAAATGGTTGTAATAGAGTTTGATGAGTTAATTCAGTTAAAAGATATTCGTCAGAAGTTTGTTATTTCTCCACCAATGAATGAGCAGCCAACCATTGAGGCACGAGGTAATAAATTACAGGTTGTTTTCAATGAAGATTTGCAGCCCAATAGTACCTATTCGCTCGATTTTGCAGATGCAGTGGTAGATAATAATGAGGGGAATGTTCTCGAGAATTTTAGTTTTAGCTTCTCAACGGGTGAATATATCGATTCACTCAAAGTCTCAGGAAATGTTTATGATGCTGATGATTTATCACCAGCGTCGGGGACATTGGTTTTTTTACATGAGAATCTTGCAGATTCGGCTATAAATAAACTGGTACCCATCCGAATGGCAAAAACAAATGCTCAGGGGAGATTTACCATTTTAAATGTCCGTCCGGGAAAATACAGATTGTATGCATTGGAAGACTCCAATCGTGATTTGAAATTTGATCAACCTGGAGAACGAATGGCCTGGTCAGATATTATTGTAGAACCATCGTTCGAATATCGCGACTTTGTTGATACGTTGCACATTGATTCGCTTGAAACAGATTCATTGATATATCATAAAGAATTGGTTTACACACCTGATAGTGCAAACTTATTTCTGTTTCAGCATGATTATAAACGTCAGTATTTAATGAGCGAAGAACGTAAAGAAAAGGCCAAGATGACTTTCTATTTTAACCGTGAGCAGGAAGATGACGTTGAAATTAAGCTTACTGGTCAGGATGATTTGAAAGATATATTCATTAAGGAGCGTTCCTTACATAACGATACAATTTCATACTGGTTAAAGGATAGTACTTATTACAATCAGGATTCACTTTCGATAACGTTAAGCTATACCATGCTTGATTCTATGGATATGGAATTTATCCAGCAAGATACAATAGCTATGTATTTTTTTGAGGCTAAAAAAGAGGAGAAACGAAGGAAGAAAAAGGATGATGAGCCGGAACCTATACCAATGTTAAAACTGGTTGAGGTAAAAACTAAAGTTGATATTTATGGAAAATTTGGTTTCAGACTAACAGCGCCTGCTATAACTTTCGATAAAAACGCAGTGAAACTATTTTATTACGAAGATACCATTCCGAAGCCAATTGATTTTGAGTTAGTACAGGATACACTTAATATTAAGCATTATTCCATTTCTCAAAAATGGATCCCGGGCGGAAAATACGAAATGACCATTGATTCTGCATCAATTGTAGATATTTATGGTTTGCATAACGGACCTCAAAAGATCACTTTCAATGTAAAAAAGGATGAGGATTATGGTAAGATATTTATCCAAATTCTTAATGCACAGGAGAATTGGCTTGTACAAGTGCTGGGTAAAGAAGAAAGAATACTGCAGCAGTCAAAGATTCCGGCTTCAGGGAAGATAGGTTTCAGGTATCTTTCTCCAGGTAAATATATGTTCAGGATTGTGGTTGATGAGAATGGTAATAATCAATGGGATGATGGAAATTATTACGAACACAGGCAGCCTGAGAAATTAATCTATTATATGGGTAAGGTCGATGTCAGAGCCAATTGGGATACTGATTTGGAAACCTGGAACCCATCGGAATTTAGTGTTGATAAATTTTCGAAATCATTCCGAAAACCAAAGAAAAGAGAATAA
- a CDS encoding YwbE family protein produces MDGRERRNIKVGTKVAILAHQDVRSGNLTHGVVKEVIGDESFHLKGIECKLKTGQVGRVKMIKI; encoded by the coding sequence ATGGACGGAAGAGAAAGAAGAAACATTAAAGTTGGAACAAAAGTGGCAATTCTTGCGCATCAGGATGTGCGTTCAGGTAACCTGACTCATGGAGTAGTTAAAGAAGTGATAGGTGATGAATCTTTTCATCTAAAAGGTATAGAATGTAAGCTTAAGACCGGACAGGTTGGAAGAGTGAAGATGATAAAAATATAG
- a CDS encoding MTH1187 family thiamine-binding protein, with translation MSVMLNFAMFPTDKGDSVSEYVSKVIKHIDASGVEYKLNPMGTTIETNTMKEALAIVQQSYDILDDFSDRVYCAITIDARKGKDNRMNGKINSIETRIGEVKK, from the coding sequence ATGTCAGTAATGCTAAATTTTGCAATGTTTCCAACGGATAAAGGAGACAGTGTTAGTGAGTATGTGAGTAAAGTTATCAAACACATTGATGCTAGTGGAGTTGAATATAAACTCAATCCCATGGGAACAACTATTGAAACAAACACGATGAAGGAGGCATTGGCAATTGTTCAGCAGAGTTATGATATACTTGACGATTTTTCAGATCGTGTTTATTGTGCTATTACTATTGATGCCCGAAAGGGTAAAGATAACCGGATGAATGGCAAGATAAATTCAATTGAAACGCGCATAGGTGAAGTGAAAAAGTAA